In Cryptomeria japonica chromosome 10, Sugi_1.0, whole genome shotgun sequence, a genomic segment contains:
- the LOC131076724 gene encoding uncharacterized protein LOC131076724, producing MPRSSRHKHRQHHKRRDSADYYYSTDSDNDGSQSQSHSHSHGAAKGGKGRQQDTVKLKSPKQGNKEKSNRGSVVSVSDERWEGGGENALSLLAYLEKDSKADSDSSCREDNHKTRRHKSKQFGAPNGVAEIRVSSRKRETLDKDEGGDNRGKSRVKEDVDSGSRKEAVDTKKENSSVSVAVQPLPARVLEATTLKESVVAASSQTAIANEDASSQKKGTKGTEWKLQDELRNPELEKELENRILRRREESGDRDRWRDGERDREGKSYSSKDSHQRDDKYKSGKHKEDRSRGDRYKDERQEDQKSRTKRYKEEWNKDDILRTDKYKDDKQRDEKPKEDRHKDARQKDDRHKELEHREDKCKNDKNKADKNKEGKLEDGCKEEKYREDRYKDEKHRFKSKDEKYQEKLSQECTVDICDSKCSKDESRQRRHFKENNYYDSDQENSSYYNDQNLDRNDSRDKDQLSQKPDVSSLGRSHEFRKSPSEKECRETGRVCEDEASVQEILPGDTRGSNVVDAAAVHNRQKRAHDGPNIGREQKRMKAIEGRTEYKDALLEERVSLGRDSQASKKKIEEHFDHPKQLAVISTRTTTKRSLDNQRGESPPGSANSSFNSSGCLSPLQVRDRSISPSSRNKKHVSHEKMTKRKRVEHGFSSPIVRREEMDRSRSSDRCKQHSSRQVEVRHRNAGVDLKDTFTSRGRSRSTDRACSTKLENSNIDRFSRAPSVHGGNLRGGGQEEDASAVDHYSMRPFTVSGEGAKTPCHMDEVTSNKSGWSSHNIQNTRSEGFPVQQRTPPFPVRPSGHLPPPPPFRPGVDNPSVLGRSNSTFEDGPCSRDQGRADWNANAPFNRCDVKGGVRNWNPQVHGPGASNFFMSFKHQPAGLPPATFHNMGQHLGPPLFRGLRPPSDMSHGGVPYHMWENGDRNLSHNGAFGWQRQIEDVCGTHVQGSFNAWDGYVEESAMYLRRDWYQYGQGMGNRGWDRPTGTGKGHRNDTNTDFPHKESEFHGNYTAEESWGGIQDSQERHKKFKKVRSPENDQIKKSDGISPKSITKIPSLSSETKKTNKYTCDGIKFYLSRLDISQELAGPDLYNQCITIIGREQNDNSCKADFTTDMSSEDHHLEVDTDADNLISSFDLRRAVFSTLPEHHTQRTLNLYNKASKQSQNAATVDISANIQTTSTDQIDKSFAAVLRSEEGSRMADNEKPLVEMVEDLKPEILSLQHEYISPETKIAHFLDAAQQNDTKRGPEVSETAFKLVDSHDQGKFSYDANGGEISKQQDEYVLPEIMKQSGNGLDDSMGPTVLTGDRNCSVSHFPSVDSYNFLGNAKNSGSVTCIGTDSIDSKDDVEKADVKHVEDASCSSKTWLSKTPTYDCISCARSEYVGFNGLCLQCQGGNQPIADECHDTPIQQSESLEQSKLFHDEALKFDFVDSKELVSAACIVHILREVSFHVGLPAIRLPHLVEVAIANVS from the exons ATGCCGAGGAGTTCGCGGCATAAGCACAGGCAACACCACAAGCGTAGGGATTCGGCGGATTATTATTATTCTACGGATTCTGATAATGATGGCAGCCAAAGCCAAAGCCACAGCCATAGCCACGGGGCTGCAAAGGGTGGGAAGGGAAGGCAACAGGATACGGTAAAATTGAAGTCACCCAAGCAGGGAAATAAGGAGAAATCCAATCGGGGGTCTGTGGTTTCTGTGTCTGATGAGCGCTGGGAAGGGGGTGGCGAGAATGCGCTTTCGCTGCTGGCGTATCTGGAAAAGGATTCTAAGGCCGATTCTGATAGCTCTTGCAGGGAAGACAATCACAAGACCCGCAGGCATAAATCTAAACAGTTCGGTGCGCCCAATGGGGTTGCAGAGATTAGGGTTAGTAGTAGAAAAAGGGAAACTTTGGATAAGGACGAGGGAGGTGATAATAGAGGGAAATCTAGGGTTAAGGAAGATGTGGATTCAGGAAGCAGAAAGGAAGCCGTGGATACCAAGAAAGAGAATTCTTCTGTCTCGGTGGCGGTTCAACCTCTTCCTGCTAGGGTTTTGGAAGCAACTACTTTGAAAGAGTCTGTTGTTGCCGCTTCATCCCAAACTGCAATTGCTAACGAAGACGCTTCGTCTCAAAAGAAAGGGACCAAGGGTACAG AATGGAAGCTCCAAGACGAGCTTCGTAATCCTGAGCTTGAGAAAGAGCTTGAAAACCGCATCCTTCGGCGAAGGGAGGAATCTGGTGATAGGGATAGGTGGAGGGATGGTGAGAGAGACAGGGAAGGAAAATCTTACTCTTCCAAAGATTCTCATCAAAGGGATGACAAGTACAAATCAGGGAAGCATAAGGAAGACAGATCCAGGGGTGACAGGTACAAAGATGAGAGGCAAGAAGATCAGAAGTCTAGGACTAAGAGATACAAAGAAGAATGGAATAAGGATGATATACTAAGGACTGACAAGTACAAAGATGACAAGCAAAGGGATGAAAAACCTAAGGAAGACCGTCATAAGGATGCAAGACAGAAGGATGATAGGCATAAAGAACTGGAACATAGAGAGGATAAATGTAAAAATGACAAAAACAAAGCTGACAAGAATAAGGAAGGTAAGTTAGAAGATGGGTGTAAGGAAGAAAAGTATAGAGAAGATAGGTACAAGGATGAAAAACATAGATTTAAGAGCAAAGATGAGAAGTATCAGGAGAAGTTATCTCAAGAGTGCACTGTTGACATATGTGATAGTAAATGCTCAAAGGATGAATCTAGGCAAAGACGCCATTTTAAGGAAAACAACTATTATGATAGTGACCAAGAGAATAGTTCATACTATAATGATCAGAATCTGGATCGGAATGATTCTCGTGATAAGGATCAGTTATCTCAGAAACCAGATGTATCTAGCCTAGGTAGGTCCCATGAATTCAGAAAGTCCCCTTCTGAAAAGGAATGCAGAGAAACCGGTAGAGTTTGTGAAGATGAAGCATCAGTTCAGGAAATATTGCCTGGTGACACTCGAGGCTCCAATGTAGTTGATGCTGCTGCAGTTCATAATCGTCAAAAAAGAGCACATGATGGTCCAAACATTGGTAGGGAACAGAAGAG GATGAAAGCTATAGAAGGCAGAACGGAGTACAAAGATGCTTTATTGGAAGAGAGGGTTTCACTTGGTAGGGACAGCCAAGCTTCAAAGAAGAAGATTGAGGAACATTTTGACCATCCCAAACAACTAGCTGTTATTTCCACAAGGACCACAACTAAAAGGTCCCTGGACAACCAAAGAGGGGAATCGCCTCCAGGAAGCGCAAACAGTTCCTTTAATTCAAGTGGATGTCTTTCACCATTACAGGTGAGAGATCGATCCATATCTCCATCTAGTCGTAATAAGAAACATGTGTCTCATGAGAAGATGACCAAAAGAAAGAGAGTGGAGCATGGTTTTAGCAGTCCTATTGTGCGGCGAGAAGAAATGGATAGATCTAGGAGTTCAGACAGATGCAAGCAACATTCAAGCCGTCAAGTTGAAGTAAGGCACAGGAATGCTGGTGTTGATTTGAAGGACACTTTTACTTCTAGAGGCAGGTCTCGAAGTACAGACAGGGCTTGCAGCACTAAATTAGAGAACTCAAACATTGATAGGTTCTCCAGAGCTCCTTCTGTACATGGTGGGAATTTGAGAGGTGGTGGGCAAGAGGAGGATGCTTCAGCTGTTGACCACTATTCGATGCGACCTTTCACAGTTTCTGGTGAGGGAGCCAAAACTCCATGTCATATGGACGAGGTCACTTCTAATAAATCTGGATGGTCATCACATAATATCCAAAATACCAGGTCAGAAGGGTTTCCTGTGCAGCAGCGCACACCTCCTTTTCCTGTTCGACCTTCTGGTcaccttcctcctcctcctccctttAGGCCTGGAGTTGATAATCCTTCTGTTCTGGGTCGATCGAACAGTACTTTTGAAGATGGGCCGTGTTCTAGAGATCAAGGAAGAGCTGACTGGAATGCTAATGCCCCCTTTAATAGATGCGATGTTAAAGGAGGTGTCAGAAACTGGAATCCACAAGTTCATGGACCTGGTGCAAGTAATTTTTTTATGTCTTTTAAGCATCAGCCCGCTGGGCTTCCACCTGCAACATTTCATAATATGGGGCAACATCTTGGGCCACCCTTATTTAGAGGATTAAGACCACCCTCAGATATGAGCCATGGTGGAGTTCCATATCATATGTGGGAAAATGGAGATCGCAACCTTTCTCATAATGGTGCTTTTGGTTGGCAGAGACAAATTGAGGATGTCTGTGGTACTCATGTTCAAGGCTCTTTTAATGCATGGGATGGATATGTTGAAGAGTCTGCAATGTATCTTCGTCGAGATTGGTATCAATATGGACAAGGAATGGGTAACCGGGGCTGGGATAGGCCAACAGGCACTGGGAAAGGACATAGAAATGACACAAACACAGATTTCCCCCATAAGGAATCAGAATTTCATGGTAATTATACTGCAGAAGAATCTTGGGGTGGGATTCAAGATTCCCAAGAGCGGCACAAGAAATTTAAAAAGGTAAGGTCACCTGAAAATGATCAGATAAAAAAATCTGATGGGATTTCCCCAAAGTCCATTACAAAAATACCATCTCTGTCATCTgaaacaaagaagacaaataaatatACATGTGACGGAATAAAGTTTTATTTATCAAGATTGGACATATCACAAGAATTGGCAGGCCCAGATCTTTACAATCAGTGCATCACCATAATTGGCAGAGAACAGAATGATAATTCTTGCAAAGCTGATTTCACTACAGATATGTCCTCTGAAGATCACCACTTAGAG GTCGATACTGATGCAGATAATCTCATTTCCAGTTTTGATTTACGGCGAGCAGTTTTCTCTACATTGCCTGAGCAT CATACACAGCGAACTTTAAACCTTTACAATAAGGCAAGTAAGCAGAGTCAGAATGCTGCCACTGTTGATATTTCTGCAAATATTCAAACAACTTCTACAGATCAAATTGACAAATCATTTGCAGCTGTTTTACGAAGTGAAGAAGGGTCACGTATGGCAGATAATGAGAAGCCCTTGGTTGAAATGGTTGAGGATCTAAAGCCTGAAATTCTTTCTTTACAACATGAATACATTAGCCCAGAGACTAAGATAGCACATTTTCTTGATGCTGCACAACAGAATGATACGAAGAGGGGTCCAGAAGTTTCTGAAACAGCTTTTAAACTGGTGGATTCTCATGATCAAGGCAAATTTTCCTATGATGCAAATGGAGGAGAAATTTCTAAACAACAGGATGAATATGTTTTACCAGAGATTATGAAACAAAGTGGGAACGGGTTAGATGACAGCATGGGGCCTACTGTTTTGACAGGGGACAGAAACTGTTCAGTCAGCCATTTTCCATCTGTAGACAGTTATAACTTTCTGGGAAATGCAAAGAATTCTGGTTCAGTTACATGTATTGGAACTGATTCCATTGACAGTAAAGATGACGTGGAAAAGGCTGATGTGAAACATGTTGAAGATGCAAGCTGTTCTTCCAAGACCTGGCTCTCAAAAACACCAACTTATGACTGTATATCCTGTGCAAGGAGTGAATATGTAGGGTTCAATGGACTTTGTTTACAATGTCAGGGTGGAAATCAACCAATTGCCGATGAATGTCATGATACCCCAATCCAGCAAAGTGAATCACTTGAACAATCAAAGCTTTTTCACGATGAAGCATTGAAGTTTGACTTTGTTGATTCTAAAG AGCTAGTTTCAGCTGCCTGTATCGTGCATATCTTGAGGGAAGTTTCTTTTCATGTCGGGTTGCCAGCAATTCGACTGCCACATTTGGTTGAGGTGGCAATCGCAAATGTTTCATAG